One stretch of Micromonospora echinospora DNA includes these proteins:
- a CDS encoding IclR family transcriptional regulator — protein sequence MDTAARPGETAQTLDRGLRLLHLVADAPGGLTVTEAAHRLGIGRAAVYRLVGALTGHGMLRRDGEGRLRIGVGVLHLARRAQPLLAEGALPALRRLAEGTGATAHLTVVEGGEGVALAVVEPSWTSFHVAYRTGTRHPLERGAAGRAVLAGRAGDPGPVSTSGELQSGAYGVAAPVLGVPGLEGSVGVVSLTPLDVADVGAQVTAAAEAVAAALS from the coding sequence GTGGACACGGCGGCGCGCCCGGGAGAGACAGCACAGACCCTGGACCGAGGTCTGCGCCTGCTGCACCTCGTCGCCGACGCGCCGGGCGGTCTCACAGTCACCGAAGCGGCGCACCGGCTGGGCATCGGCCGGGCCGCCGTCTACCGGCTGGTCGGCGCGCTGACCGGCCACGGGATGCTCCGACGCGACGGCGAGGGCCGCCTGCGCATCGGCGTGGGCGTGCTGCACCTGGCCCGCCGGGCCCAGCCGCTGCTGGCCGAGGGGGCGCTGCCCGCGCTGCGCCGGCTCGCCGAAGGCACCGGCGCGACCGCCCACCTCACAGTGGTCGAGGGCGGCGAGGGGGTGGCGCTGGCGGTGGTCGAGCCGAGCTGGACGTCGTTCCACGTGGCGTACCGGACCGGCACCCGGCACCCGCTGGAGCGGGGCGCCGCCGGCCGGGCCGTGCTGGCCGGGCGGGCCGGTGATCCGGGGCCGGTGAGCACCAGCGGCGAGCTTCAATCAGGCGCGTACGGGGTGGCGGCGCCGGTGCTCGGCGTGCCCGGCCTGGAGGGCAGCGTCGGGGTGGTGTCGCTGACCCCGCTCGACGTGGCGGACGTCGGCGCCCAGGTGACAGCCGCCGCCGAGGCGGTCGCCGCAGCGCTCTCCTGA